DNA sequence from the Caminibacter pacificus genome:
GATAAAATAAAACGTTATATACAACCATTTAATAGTGCAACTGAATTGCTATATGATGAGAAAAGTTGGGATGCAGTAATTAGAGAATTGGAAATAATCGGCGAAGCAACAAATAAACTTTTAAAATATGATTTTTTAGAAAATGATTATAGAATAATCGTAGATTTTAGAAATATTATAGTTCATGAATATTTTGGAATTAATGAAAATATAGTTTGGGAAGTTGTTAATGAATATTTGGATGAATTTAAACAAAAATTAATCAATGAGTCTAAAAAACTTGACTTATCTTTAGCAATTAAAGCAGCAAAAAAAGAAAATAAACACAATAAAAATGTTCTTAATTTTTTGAAAGAGTTGGAAGATGTTTTGTCCTCTTGATTGTTGGGACGCATGTCAATGTAAAATTGAAAATGGAAAATGGAAAATTAAAAAAGGGGTCCCTGAAAAATCGTCAGATTTTTTGGGGCGTATTGTAGGTGAAGGAATTACTCCGTATCTTTGCTGGAAGCTTAATAATTACTTCAAATTTCCTTCCGAAAGCACTCCAAAATACAATGGTAAAAATATTATGTTAAGTGAGGCTCTTGAAAAATTAACTAATATTTTGCAAAACACCGAGCCAAAAAGGGTGCTATTTGTAAAAGGCTCGGGCAATATGGGTATTATGCAAAATATTACAAAGCTTTTTTTTGAGCATTATGGTGCAACTTTTGCTATAGGTTCCACATGTGACGGACTTGGGGAAGAGGGGATTATTAAAGGTAGAGGAAAATCTCTTATATTGCCAACGTGGATAATTAAAAACGCAAAAAATGTGATAATTTGGGGTAGAAATCCGTATGTTACAAATATTCATTTGATACCGATGAAAAAAGATAAATTTACGATAACAATCGATGCAATAAAAACAAAAACCGCTAAAAATTCAAATCTTTTCATTCAAGTAAAACCAAACAGCGATTATTATCTTGCAATTTTGCTCTCAAGACTTGTAATTCAAAGCGGTGAATATAACAAGCACGGAGATAATTTTGAAGAATTTAAAGAAATAGTTTTTTCTTATGATAAGCAAGAATTAATGAAAAAATGTGGAATAGATAATGAAAAATTAATGAAATTATTTGAAGTTTTAAAAGATGGCGCCGTAATTCTTACGGGGCTTGGAGTTGCAAAATGCAAAGAGTGCTGGAAAACAACTTGGGCAATTGACTCGCTTGCAAACTTACTTGGATATTTTGGTAAAGAAAAGATGGGAGTTGCTTTTCTTGGCAGCAGCGGATACGGACTAAACAATCCTTTTAAAATAAATCATAAAAATCAAGTGCCGCTTTGGGATGTGAATCTTGATGATTACGACGCAGTATTTATACAGGCGGCAAATCCTCTTGTGAGTTTCTTAAATAGAAAAGAGTGGGAAAAACTTAAAGAAAAAACCACTATAGTGTTTGGAAAATATATGGACGAAACTGCACGAATTGCCACACTTTTTATTCCTACAAAAGATTTTTATGAAAAAAAAGACGTTAGGGGGAGTTATTTTCACGAGTTTGTTATCACTCAAAAATCAAATCGATTTTTGAGTGGTGGGGAGAAAATTTCGGAATATGAGCTTACAAAGTATTTAATGGAAAAATTCGGATTTGAAGGTTTAAAAAGCGAAGATGAATATATTGAAGAGATTTTAAATACCGATTTGGAAAAAATAGGGGATGAAATATTCCGAAAAAAAATATTCGATAAACCTCCGTACAGTGATGAATTTTTTACGGATAACGGAAAATTCAAGTTTTTAACAGAAGATTTTAGATATAACGAAAAGCCTTTTGAAGTAGTCACTGCAAAAGAGACAAAAGCCCTTAATTCTCAGTTTTTAAGAGATGAAAATATTTATATAAATCCAAAGAGTAATAATATTATGTTAAGTTTTGTGAGAGAGAATTTTGATAAAAAAGTGATAAAATATGATTTTAATTTACCTGAAAATATAATTTTTGCAAAAGGCGGAGTACAAATAAACAAAATCCTAAAAGCAAAAGGTCAAAACGCATATTATGAAATCTGACTAAGGAGCGGCTATGGTTCCTATAAGTCAAAAGATATATGCGTTGGATGACATATGGCAGATGGATTTTGAGAAATATCCGCTTGCAAGTCATTATAACGAATATCCTTTTTTGGTATTTGAAAATCTTGTTTCAAAAGATGAGTGTAAAAGAGCATTGAATTCTTTAAGTAATTGTGATTATAAAGCCAAGCTTGTAGGAAGCGGTCTTGATGAAAGCATAAGAAAGACGATTATTCATACTCCTACAAAAGAGATAAAAGAAGTTTTTGAAAAAGCTTTTTTTGCTATTAAAGAAAAAGTCGAGAAATTTTACGGAGTAAGTTTTCTTAAAGGTACAGAGCTTCAAGTACTTGAATATAAAGAGGGCGGATTTTACAAATGCCATGCCGATAATGCGAGTGAAATTGTTAAAAACGGAAAGCTTGTGGGGTATAAGGTGGTAAAGCCTGAGAGAAAACTTACGACCCTTATGTTTTTAAATGATGATTATAAAGGTGGGGAAGTGGAGTTTTGTCATTTAAGATTCGCAAATGGTGATAGGGTTATTCATAAACCAAAAGCCGGAGAGATGATAGTATTCCCAAGCCACGGACTTTTTTCACACGAAGTGAAGCCGGTACACGGAAACAACCGCTTTGCCGTTGTGAAGTGGTGGGATGTGATTTGATGTTGATACTTTTTATTGAATAAAATATAATTTTTTTTAAAAAGTATAATAATAGGACAAAATATGGAAAATTTTGAAAATTTTTCAAGAGCAAATAAAATTTTTTTAGTTACTTTTTTGTCTTTGGTTACATTTATTTTAATAAGTTTATTATCAATAAATGATTTA
Encoded proteins:
- a CDS encoding 2OG-Fe(II) oxygenase, producing the protein MVPISQKIYALDDIWQMDFEKYPLASHYNEYPFLVFENLVSKDECKRALNSLSNCDYKAKLVGSGLDESIRKTIIHTPTKEIKEVFEKAFFAIKEKVEKFYGVSFLKGTELQVLEYKEGGFYKCHADNASEIVKNGKLVGYKVVKPERKLTTLMFLNDDYKGGEVEFCHLRFANGDRVIHKPKAGEMIVFPSHGLFSHEVKPVHGNNRFAVVKWWDVI
- a CDS encoding DUF86 domain-containing protein, whose product is MVDIFIAIDKIKRYIQPFNSATELLYDEKSWDAVIRELEIIGEATNKLLKYDFLENDYRIIVDFRNIIVHEYFGINENIVWEVVNEYLDEFKQKLINESKKLDLSLAIKAAKKENKHNKNVLNFLKELEDVLSS
- a CDS encoding molybdopterin-dependent oxidoreductase: MFCPLDCWDACQCKIENGKWKIKKGVPEKSSDFLGRIVGEGITPYLCWKLNNYFKFPSESTPKYNGKNIMLSEALEKLTNILQNTEPKRVLFVKGSGNMGIMQNITKLFFEHYGATFAIGSTCDGLGEEGIIKGRGKSLILPTWIIKNAKNVIIWGRNPYVTNIHLIPMKKDKFTITIDAIKTKTAKNSNLFIQVKPNSDYYLAILLSRLVIQSGEYNKHGDNFEEFKEIVFSYDKQELMKKCGIDNEKLMKLFEVLKDGAVILTGLGVAKCKECWKTTWAIDSLANLLGYFGKEKMGVAFLGSSGYGLNNPFKINHKNQVPLWDVNLDDYDAVFIQAANPLVSFLNRKEWEKLKEKTTIVFGKYMDETARIATLFIPTKDFYEKKDVRGSYFHEFVITQKSNRFLSGGEKISEYELTKYLMEKFGFEGLKSEDEYIEEILNTDLEKIGDEIFRKKIFDKPPYSDEFFTDNGKFKFLTEDFRYNEKPFEVVTAKETKALNSQFLRDENIYINPKSNNIMLSFVRENFDKKVIKYDFNLPENIIFAKGGVQINKILKAKGQNAYYEI